The window CACTTCCTAATTAGCACCAAGCCGCTATTGGGGCCGGGCACAGGACCCTTAATCATAAGAATATTTTTCTCAGGCTCAATCTTAATAATCTTTTTGTTTTTTAAAGTCACTTTACGATGTCCCATTCGTCCAGCCATCCGCATCCCCTTAAAAACACGAGCCGGATATGCCGATTGGCCAATAGAACCCGGCGCTCGAAGGCGATCACTTTGCCCGTGGGTTTTTGGCCCGCCCTTGAATCCATGCCTCTTTACAACGCCTTGAAAACCCTTGCCTTTCGAAAACCCGGTAACGCTCACACCTTGCCCTTCCTCGAAAATCTCAACCGTAACGTTATCCCCTAACTTCAATTTCTCAGCATCAACAAAACCCTTGAGTTCTTTTACTATCTTTTTAGGCTTAACCCCCGCTTTAGCAAAATGCTGCATCTCTGGCTTTGAAGTATTCTTTTCTTTCTTGTCAAGAAAGCTAATTTGAATTGAATCATATCCATCAGTTTTTTCGGTTTTTATTTGGGTCACCGAACACGGCCCAGCCACAATAATAGTAACAGGAACCGATTTGCCGGCATCATCAAACACCCTCGTCATGCCAATTTTTCTACCGATTATTCCAGACATGCTTACTCAATATCCTTAACTTTCGTCAAACCTTAATCTCAACATCAACGCCTGCGGGAAGCTCTAATTTCATTAAAGCATCAACTGTCTTTGGCGTAGAATTTAAAATATCTATCAAACGCTTATGAATACGAGTTTCAAATTGTTCTCTAGATTTTTTATCAACGTGAGGCGAACGGAGCACCGTATAAAGGGAACGCTTTATGGGCAAAGGCAC is drawn from candidate division KSB1 bacterium and contains these coding sequences:
- the rplC gene encoding 50S ribosomal protein L3; the protein is MSGIIGRKIGMTRVFDDAGKSVPVTIIVAGPCSVTQIKTEKTDGYDSIQISFLDKKEKNTSKPEMQHFAKAGVKPKKIVKELKGFVDAEKLKLGDNVTVEIFEEGQGVSVTGFSKGKGFQGVVKRHGFKGGPKTHGQSDRLRAPGSIGQSAYPARVFKGMRMAGRMGHRKVTLKNKKIIKIEPEKNILMIKGPVPGPNSGLVLIRK
- the rpsJ gene encoding 30S ribosomal protein S10 — encoded protein: MVGQKIRIKLKAYDHRLIDKSTDKIIKTAKATGAAISGPVPLPIKRSLYTVLRSPHVDKKSREQFETRIHKRLIDILNSTPKTVDALMKLELPAGVDVEIKV